In the genome of Homalodisca vitripennis isolate AUS2020 unplaced genomic scaffold, UT_GWSS_2.1 ScUCBcl_3801;HRSCAF=9557, whole genome shotgun sequence, the window TACCACATTTGGAAAGTGATTTCTCTGAATGTAAAATGGCTATACAATTAAAAATCAGAtagcattaaaaatttaacttagttCTTTGTGTGTGGTAAACTTGAATACAAACATCATATTGTTAGTAGTACTTAACACTCTTTTCAACTGTCCATCTGTAACCTCCGTTACTATGGAATGGCCGAAATATGAGATGATTATAAAATCATCGGGAATAGAGGAAGAGAGAATAAATACACAGAAGTTAAAAGATGAACATTTAGAAATGGCTGATTCTGCTTATAACCAAAAGAAGATTGATAAagacatatcaaagacaaacTCTGACACTGTAGTGGTATCTTTTGACTTAGAACAATGTTTACCGACACCTTGTCTTGTTAATGGTGTATCGTTTTATAAACGACAACTATGGACCTATAATTTGACTTTATATGAGACCAGAAATATACACCCGAATCCTTCCAGACCTATGTGTTTTTTGTGGGATGAAACTGTAGCAATGCGTGGCAGCCAGGAACTTGGATCAtgcatttacaaatatgtaaaagagATTTTAGGAGATGACGTAAAAGAGATAATCTTTTACAGTGATTGTTGCCCAGGCCAAACTAGAAACAACATTATGAGCTCAATATTTTTGCTTCCGGTTAGGGAACGACAAGCACGAAACAATCCTCTTGTGATCCACCATAAGTTTCTTGTACCGGGCCATACACACATGGAAGCTGACGGTGTGCATGCGCTCATTGAAAGATCTAGGAAAAGAACAGTAACTTGTATAGAGATACCAATGGACTGGTCCAATTTCATAAGATGTATTGAATGCACCCCAAAGATTGAAGTATTTCAGATGGaacaaactgaatttttaaatttcaagtcattGTCTAAAACTGAATTTGTACACAgaaaccaaaatattgatggtgaaaGGGTGTACTGGAACTCTATTCATTGGTTAAAATATGAGAACAACAAAGAAAACTCTTACCAAATTTTGTACAAATCATCGTTTAAGGAATCTGAAGAGTTCAAGGTGTGGACataagtagaaaaaaaaaaacgctacGGCATACCCAAAGGTGTAGGGTTGTCCCCATCAATAATACGCCAATTACTTTGtcaaaagaaaaagtagaagatCTTACATCTTTATAAAATTACAGGGCCAATCTCCGCAAATTTTGTAAACACttataattaccaaaattaagaaaaactttaTATAGGAAAAACTTTTTAGGACAGGCCAATGtcctaaacaaaaatgtttaaaaaaatattacaagcacttagttattataaaaaatatcagttataaaactaatattaaggtggaaaatttcatttaaatatatttcaatttgactTCACAGTAAATGTTTGAACAAATGAAGAAATTTTGTGCAAGCCGTAGTGAAAAATCAGGTTGTTGGACTTCGGCCTTTTTTGCACCAAGGCACAGATAGATATCCAGATATATATCGTTCCAACATATTCCCATAATAATTTACCAGTTCTAAGTTCTTGAAAACGTGAAACCTAAGTATCTTATGTACTATCTGCAAAAAGATTGAAGGCccaagttaaaataatgtaaaacggcttttttatactgtaaatcataaaaacatattattatcacatatcgtttaaagtagtaatttttcaaatctataggtctaAAGATCAAAACAACCTTagtaatatgtaagtaaataatttctaTGTGAAAATTCAATTGTTCAAACAGTGCTTTTTTTAGACATTCGGtgttacaaaattttttgggtgaaattacaaagtaaatgaagTGTAATGATGTATGTAAGAGTTCAAAGTCAAAAAAATTGGcttcaaaatgaattattttaattttttctaaaataaccatgtttttaaacacattacagcAAATTCTCAACTAACTGTAAACGGATTTGAGTAAATGACGTAATTTTCGTATATAAATCGTTATCTAACTACACAGGTCTGCgacataaaaattttatcaatttcaataagtgatttttatagtattttcaaCGCTGATTATTGAGAAAATAGTGGAAAAATTTCATCACGTACAGTTATTCAACAAACTGCTTGTCtagttttagctatttttatacttttttagtatttaagtgAGTTTGAATTTGAGATTTTAGAATCCCCataaagttctttttaaaattataacaaaaatactatgaggtatttttagttacataacagtttttatactaCATAAGTTATACTATAcgtaaaataaagagtaattagGAGAAACCAGCAGTATTTTCATGTCGGTGCTTGTCCATTGCCTCCCCCCTCCCCATTCACTTACTACTGACTCATTGAGCGAGTATCTTTCATGTCAGTGCCTGTCTGTCGCACTGCCCCTTCCCCTCCATCACCAAGCAGTGAGCTCCTGCTATTGTTCTTCAGTTCACAGTACCTTTTCACTCTAGGCTGTTCACGTCTTGTTGTTACTAGTGCTTTAGAGTAGTGACTGTTTTCTTGTGTTGTGATTTTGATTTATGAACAATGACTACTAGAGGATGTATAAACTCACCAAATTGCTTCTGCTACATTTGTGGTAACTATACTATTAAAAGGCAACgaagaaacatttattattttgttgaaaaagtatactttgcttattttggtataaaattagGCGATCAAGATAAGTCTTGGGCCCCACACAGTTTGCTCAGTGTGTGCTGAAGAACTGAGGCAATGGTTTCAAGGTAAAAAACAGTCCTTACGTTTTGGAATACCAATGGTTTGGAGGGAGCCCAAAAATCATGGTGATAAATGCTACTTTTGATCTTGTAACGTGCAAGgtttcaatttgaaaaacaaaaaggaCATTTCTTACCCTTACATACTATCCGCCATTCGCCCTGTTCCTCATGGACCTGGAGTACCAATACCCTCTCCTCCAGATTCTTTGGATGATATTCTAGATGACCATGAGCCATTGCATCAGCAAGGTGATAGTGAAGCAGACAGTGATGAATCCCGGCACATCTGATCCCATTCCATTCTCACAATCTGAACTTAATGATTTAGTTATAGACCTAGGTCTTCCTAAGAACTCGGCAGAAATTTTAGTATCTAGATTAAAAGATAATATGCTGGCTCCGGGTACATCTGTTTCTTGGTATAGATCCAGGGAGATGAAGTTTGTACCTTTCTTCTCTCAAGAAGGTCATCTGGTGATTTACAGTGATGTTCCTGGCCTCATGGCATGTTTCAAAATAGAATATCCTCCTGATGAGTGGAGACTTTTTATTGATTCTTCAAAAAGAAGCCTTAAAGCAGTACTTCTACACAATGGCAAAAAGTATGCGTCTGTGCCAGTTGGACACTCGGTGCACTTAAAAGAATGTTATGAAAACCTTGAACTGGTTTTAAATAAACTCTGCTATCCGGACCATAAATGGACACtatgtggtgatttaaaagtGATTTCAATGCTACTTGGGCAACAAAGTGGCTATACAAAGTGACCTTGCTTTCTCTGTGAATGGGACAGTAGAGACAGAAAATAACACTACTTAAAAAAAGTCTGGCCACTAAGAAAAACCTTACAGGTAGGGGTTAAAAATGTTGAGAGGAAAAGCCTTGTGGATCCCAAAAAGGTATTACTCCCACCACTTCACATTAAGTTGGGGCTGATGAAACAATTCGTTAAGGCACTGCCAAAAGAAGGGaagtgttttaaatatctttgtgAGCAGTTTCCTGGTTTATCCGAGGCAAAGCTAAAGGAAGGAATCTTTGTCGGACCAGACATTAGAAAACTCATGAGAGATCCCAATTCTTGTTACAAAATGGAAACAAAAGAGAAGGCAGCATGGACATCTTTTAAGGGTGTTGGGAGgggaaaaatacttttttaaatgttgattgcatattaatataaattttatgacctTTAATTTAAGACAAAATTTATGCAATTCCGaagagtagtttttttttattattattttgtgaagtACTGCAACCAAAATCCAGACCATTTTTTAAGTTGCATTCTTCAACGCTGCAACTTTATATAGTACtcattttaaatagtacaaaattaatattctggTTTGATTGGTTGGTATACATGTTTGTCATGTGTTATTGCTTTCAGCTTCTCATTATTGTTTACATGTGTTACTGTTTACAGTGTGTTGATATTGAAGTGAAAACAGGTTATGTACCGGTATAAACTTTGactattaataaatttgataattataatctataataatagtttataaatatgcCTAGATTTGTGAATAGAGTGGTGAAGAAACGTAACAATGGGGGGTAACCCAAAATAGTTATAGTTCAACATGACGAAACTGGTGTTAGTGGTCCTAGGCCTACTCCTGGAACTAGTTACACTCCCAAGGAAAGTACATCGAGTAAGAAAATAAGTGAGAACCTGTCAGAAAACACATAATACGAGTGTGATTCTAAATGTTTCAATACTGTACAGTTgcaaacaattgaaaatttaatcaataaagttTGTGTTTGTGCACAGTGCGGTGGATCAATGTCTATTATCGCTAGGAAACGCTTAGGCCTGAGTGTAAACATTGAACTTACATGTAATGTTTGTGGTGTATAAGCGTATGTGAcactaacagtaaaatatacaCTGTATCAAGTAAAATACTTGAAACAGGTAAGGCTGAGATAAATGTAAGATTGACATATTCATTTCGCTGCATTGGCCTTGGAGAGCAagcttcaaaattattttgcgGAATGATGAACTTGCCTTGCCCTACTGAATTCAAGCCCTTCAATAAAATTCTATGTAATGTAATCAAAGAGGTAAGTTTAGCTAGCATGAAAAAAGCTGCTAATGATGCTATAGActtaaaaaaaccaagaaaatgaaTCTCCAGTAACTGTTGAGCGCAATCTGACTGTCACGTTTGATGGATCTTGGCAAAAGCGTGGCCACACGTCGCAGAATGGTGTGCTCACAGGCATAAGCATCACTACAGGGAAAGTTATTGACGTTGAAGTTCTGAGCAAGTCCTGTAGATGCAAAAAAGATTAGAAAATCAACGTGGCCAAAATTGTACTGCAAATTATGCAGGCTCGTGTGGGGGCATGGAGGTGGCTGGCGTGCGAAATATTTTCTTGCGCTCTGAACAATTGCATAACATACGATACAATGAATACCTTGGAGATGACGATACAGCAGCTTTTGCCACTATTGCACAGCTGAAACCTTATGGCCCAGACTACCAAATTGAAAAACTAGAATGTGTGGGTCATGTCCAGAAACGACATGAGCATTACAGGGCAAGTACAGGGCTCGCTATCCTGACCGTGTTACTCCTAGTTCACAGGTGTTCTCCAGACTCCACCAGCGCTTAACAGAAACATGATCTGTCCATAAGTTGAAAAGAGAGGTAGGTTACTGCGATATTATGTTTATGCAGATGAAGATATTTTAGCGAGGGTTGAGGATGATCCCGAACAAAGTACTAGACAGCTAGCTACAGCTACTGGCCTTTCTCGTTggaaagtttctaatgttttaaagtCTAATAGGTTTCACCCGTACCATTTCCCCCTGGTTCAATCACTTGAACCAAATGACCTTGAGAAGAACGTTCTATCGATGGCTCCTAAACAAAGACAATGAAGAGTAtcactttttcaaaaaatattgtgGACAGATGAAGCCAGTTTTACAAGAGAGGGTGTTTTCAACTCCCATAACATGCATGTTTGGGCTACAGAAATCCTAGAGCTATGAGAGATCATCTATTCAGCATCGGTTCACAATAAACGTGTGGAGTTGATACCGTTGACAAAATGAAAGGTTAGTACTCAGTGTCTAGGATCAGCTAGAGATGGCCACTGAGAATACTTTTTACATTACTAGATATTGCTGGAATCAACTCTCAGATTATTCTCAGTAGCAATAATAACAGCAAACCTTTACGCAGAAAATACTTAAAAGACCTGGCGTCTGATCTCTCTAAGGGTTACATGGCTTCTAGAGTTCAAAAGGATGGAATTCACACAGATCTCCGTATGAGGATTCAGCAGCATGGCACCCCAGAAGACCAAATACGTCCTGCCTCTCAAGCAACAACCTACAGGACGAGTCAAGTGTGCATATTGCCCAAAAAAGAAAAACCGGAAGACTTAATTGAGGTGTTGTGTGACATGCCATAACGCTATATGTGGGGAACACACGGTTTCAATGTGTCGCTTCTGCCACACAAATGAGCAAGAGGCAGATGATGAGGAGGATATGGAGtaggacaattttaaattttgatttaaatctagtaaattaagtgttttttaaactcaactttaatttattatatacatttgttgTAGACTCTAAGATAGTTATGTATTTTAGTAAAGTTGCGAAACCaccttatatttagtttttttttacccttacgctttatactaattaaaacgtAATTAAACAAGTTCTTGTTTTTATGGAAACAAGAATACACAAAAGGGTAATTAATATTGGTGTTACCACTAGGCTTTACTGCAATCAAAAATTGTAGTTTAGATGCAATAAATtgtatcatattattaaaatacatgtacCTGTTATACGAAATAAagtacaaaagaaaattaaaaaaacacaactaaaataattaaaacgaaatattaccaaatttaaactgaaaatacagCTGGTGAGCGCAGCGCTCACCCGCGACCAACCGCGTTACGGAGTAGTGCGCGACCAACGGAGGGTTAATGTGGCTCCAAGAGGGAAAGTGCCAACTCGAAACACCATTTTGCTGTGGGTGGGTAACTTTAAAGCTACCGGTTCAGCTTTAAAACGAAAATCAACAGGTCGTCCAAGGTCAGCCCGGACGCCAGAGAACGCCGAGAGAGTGAGAGGAGCTGTGGAAGCCAGTCCTCGGCGGCCTGCACGTAAACAAGCTGCAGCTCTGCAGATGTCTGACCGCTcggtaagaagaatattaaggtaCGACCTGCATTTTCATCAGTACAAAATGGCTATCGTGCAACAGTTGAAGCCCAGTGATTATGCAAAACGCATTGAATTTTCAGAGCAAATGATTGATTTGCTTACAGATGAAACAATTCTCATTATGAGCGACGAAGCTCATTATCATTTGAATGGTTATGTTAACAAACCGAATTTCCGATATTGGTCAGAAAACAATCCAGAAGAACTGCATGAACGACCTCTTCACAGTCCCAAGGTCACTGTGTGGTGTGGcgtaacaaaaaattgtgttataggccCATACATTTTTGAAGAGAACGGTCTAACTGTAACCGTCAATTCACAACGATAACTGACCATGTTGAAAAACTTCCTGATCCCCGAAATACGCATAAATCGCTTCAACCGCCACAgaatttggttccagcaggatggcgCAACTGCCCACACAGCCAATGTGGTAATAAACTCCTTAAGAAGAAAGTTTCGTGGCCGAGTCATCTCGCGTTTCGGGGACATTGCGTGGCCACCTCGCTCCCCGGATCTCAGCATCTGTGACTTCTTCTTGTGGGGACTGCTGAAATctagagtatacacaaacaaaccccgcACATTGTACGAACTGAAGGAAACCATACGTCAAGAAATAGCCAACCTCTCTCCTGAAATGTTAGGGGAAATGTTTGACAATTTCAGTACAAGATTGGAAGAATGCATCGCCAAAAACGGACATCATTTAAAAGACgttatattcaaatcttaaacggatcaactcgcccttttttggctatttttataaatgttcataaataccaatctgaaatctgcaatcaaacactttgtaccactttaaacgtttgagttgtttacattataaaaccgtcatatcattttgccgctccctgtataACTTTTCTACTGTCATTATTGCCATGAATCCGGACTGAGGTTTGTCCTTGTTGCTGTGAACTTGTTATTGATGAAGGAATCGACTGTGATGGTCCGTGTTTTCTCTGGTTTCACCCTGAATGTATGAAGATAAGTAGAACGGATTATCTAATATTATCGagagatgaaaaaaataaatggaacTGTGATCGTGTGAATTGTGATTAAACCTTTAAAATCCCTCTTTGGTGTCTAGCAATGTTGCTGATCTACTTGCCAAAGATTCATCATTGCCTACCACGGATGACTTGAAATTGGAGGTAAATGAGgtagtaaaaaaatgttgatagGCTTTCGAAGCAAATATCAGAATTTGAAATCCGCATAACGAagactaaagaaaaaaattaccagTTTGGAGATTTCGTTTGAGCAGCTTTCTCAAAAAGTTAATCAAGATGCTGTGGTACCCGAATTACTGTTCGGTGAGCTAATTAAATTACCGTAATAGAAGAGCTAGGAATATCGTAGTTTTCAATGTCCCTATAACTGAAAGCGGCTTTAGAGACTCTAAAATGTCTCTTGACAAGGCTTTTATTAAGAAAATCTTAGCTAGCTCTTCTCTGAATCAAGACAATGTCATCTCCGCCTTTACCATTTTCTCCTTGGTAAAGGGTCACAAAGTGGTCCACCTcctattaaattaattcttaaatcGAGTGAAATGGCTATGAACTTACTAAGAAACTTCAGGGCGGCAAATGATGATCATATCCTCTCAAATATATCTCTTAGCAGCGATAAAACGTTTATGGAGAGAAACTACTTCAACAAACTTATAGAGAAGAACTGGACAAGAGAGTGAAGGATGGCGAAGACCTTACAATAAAGTACACAAATGGAGTTCCCAAAATTGTTAAATGTCAAAAAACTAGTTTATTCCAGCGGACCTTCCGATTTATGTCTATATTATCAAAATGCTAATGGTATTAAATCCAAATCGAATAATCTAAGGCTTAAACGATTCTACAAAGGATACGTGGTTGGTGGAAGTGATGATGCCTTCACATAAAAAGCTTTATTGCATATTATGAATAAATGCAgattattgaagaaaaattatcATCTCTTCACAGATAATTGGATGCAGTTATGCAATGGTAAACTAAGCGCCAATATAGGGAGATTTGAGATGTGAACGCATTCTGGTGGGGAAATTTCGGAACTCTTCTCTCATATAGAAACTATACTTGTATCTCCATGgcaacaatttctttttttttttttttttttgaaaaacctaAGCGCCATTGGCTCTAAGTCACTTTTGGTATTCTTCAATCATAGACCAAGTACTGTATAGAATAGCAATTGCAGATTAagtttaaagttgtaaatatagtttacttAGTGAAGGTACTATGAATATTGAAGAATCAAGAGGGAAAAAGCTCCTAGGTATGGCATTGTCAGCTGATGTGGCATCTTCACAGGTAACAAAGATATTGATAGAGTCTCATTACTCTCGCTCACATACACAAAAGAAATATCTCTCTCCAGACCTATCTATATCAAAAATGTACAGactgtattgtaaatattgaacagACAATAATATTATACCAGAGTAAGATCATACGTACAGAAAGATTTTTGTTGAAgaatttaatttgcattttaaaaatcccaaaaatgATACTTGTGCAAAATGCGACAAATTTGAGATGATTATAAAATCATCGGTAATAGAGGAAGAAAGAATAGATACACAGAAGTTAAAAGATGAACATTTAGAAATGGCTGATTCTGCTTATAACCAAAAGAAGATTGATAAAGACATATCAGAGACAAACTCTGACACTGTAGTGGTATCTTTTGACTTAGAATAATGTTTACCAACACCTAGTCTTGTTAATGGTGTATGGTTTTATAAATGACAACTATGGACCTATAATTTGACTTTATATGAGACCAGAAATAGACACCCGAATCCTTCCAGACCTATGTGTTTTTTGTGGGATGAAACTGTAGCAATGCGTGGCAGCCAGGAACTTGGATCAtgcatttacaaatatgtaaaagagATTTTAGGAGATGACGTAAAAGAGATAATCTTTTACAGTGATTGTTGCCCAGGCCAAACTAGAAACATCATTATGAGCTCAATATTTTTGCTT includes:
- the LOC124372712 gene encoding uncharacterized protein LOC124372712 yields the protein MLKNFLIPEIRINRFNRHRIWFQQDGATAHTANVVINSLRRKFRGRVISRFGDIAWPPRSPDLSICDFFLWGLLKSRVYTNKPRTLYELKETIRQEIANLSPEMLGEMFDNFSTRLEECIAKNGHHLKDVIFKS